One window from the genome of Mauremys mutica isolate MM-2020 ecotype Southern chromosome 4, ASM2049712v1, whole genome shotgun sequence encodes:
- the C4H11orf58 gene encoding small acidic protein isoform X2, whose amino-acid sequence MSSARETQPRHGMKRAASPDGSSSWEAVDLGNEERKQKFLRLMGAGKKEHTGRLVIGDHRSTSHFRTGEEDKKMNEDLESQFQQSMDSTMSGRNRRHCGLGFSELEEAEGQDDVNRYSPEPESPEDSESDSESEQEESAEELQSAEKDSEADDPESKKDVKSNYKMMFVKSSGS is encoded by the exons ATGAGTTCGGCCAGGGAGACACAGCCCCGCCACGGCATGAAGCGAGCGGCCTCCCCCGAT GGATCGAGCAGCTGGGAGGCAGTAGATTTAGGTAATGAAGAAAGAAAGCAAAAGTTCTTGAGACTTATGGGAGCAGGAAAG AAAGAACACACTGGCCGCCTTGTTATCGGAGACCACAGATCAACTTCTCATTTCAGAACAG GGGAAGAAGACAAGAAAATGAATGAAGACCTAGAGTCTCAGTTCCAGCAAAGCATGGACAGCACTATGTCCGGAAGAAATCGACGACACTGTGGACTTGGTTTCAGTGAG CTGGAGGAGGCTGAAGGACAAGATGATGTGAACAGATACTCCCCTGAACCTGAAAGTCCAGAGGACTCTGAAAGTGACTCTGAGTCAGAGCAAGAGGAATCTGCAGAAGAACTGCAATCTGCTGAAAAAGACAGTGAAGCTGATGATCCAGAAAGCAAGAAAGATGTGAAAAGCAATTATAAAATGATGTTTGTTAAATCCAGCGGCTCATAA
- the C4H11orf58 gene encoding small acidic protein isoform X1, whose translation MSSARETQPRHGMKRAASPDQGSSSWEAVDLGNEERKQKFLRLMGAGKKEHTGRLVIGDHRSTSHFRTGEEDKKMNEDLESQFQQSMDSTMSGRNRRHCGLGFSELEEAEGQDDVNRYSPEPESPEDSESDSESEQEESAEELQSAEKDSEADDPESKKDVKSNYKMMFVKSSGS comes from the exons ATGAGTTCGGCCAGGGAGACACAGCCCCGCCACGGCATGAAGCGAGCGGCCTCCCCCGAT CAGGGATCGAGCAGCTGGGAGGCAGTAGATTTAGGTAATGAAGAAAGAAAGCAAAAGTTCTTGAGACTTATGGGAGCAGGAAAG AAAGAACACACTGGCCGCCTTGTTATCGGAGACCACAGATCAACTTCTCATTTCAGAACAG GGGAAGAAGACAAGAAAATGAATGAAGACCTAGAGTCTCAGTTCCAGCAAAGCATGGACAGCACTATGTCCGGAAGAAATCGACGACACTGTGGACTTGGTTTCAGTGAG CTGGAGGAGGCTGAAGGACAAGATGATGTGAACAGATACTCCCCTGAACCTGAAAGTCCAGAGGACTCTGAAAGTGACTCTGAGTCAGAGCAAGAGGAATCTGCAGAAGAACTGCAATCTGCTGAAAAAGACAGTGAAGCTGATGATCCAGAAAGCAAGAAAGATGTGAAAAGCAATTATAAAATGATGTTTGTTAAATCCAGCGGCTCATAA